ttgagattatagacaatataattataagattatgaaattataaaattacaaaattacacgTGATGATAACCAGGCAACATAACAAATAACATGGTAAGATAGTAACAAACATGAGTCACTTAAGTCATATCACTAACTTAACATAAAAGGCTAACAAcagaaaatttaattacaaacttaaatttattaaattttcaataaccataaaaatttattaaaaactcaattaaaagttttcaaatacttaaaatataattaagcttatatataaattatgtttgaGATATATGAAATAACTgttagattaaatatgttttgagtttaatttttaacttaaattatttaatacttttatctttaaattctttataaacttttttttaaatgattaataaaTAACGTACTAAGTATCTAAACAAAGATAAGATGTTCTTTACTTTGTTTTGTCCATTtgattttcatttgatttttatgttattGTGTGTAAtcctttaacaaaaaaatatgtttttggataaattatttttgttttaaatcctttcaaattacatcttacaaaaatattaaagagtaccccattacaaaaatattatattgtttttgtatgaaattttgaacattatctttttcattaaaattgatttttatctttaggttctctttatcttatattttgtttttaaagaatttctttgtttatcttttcatttttattatattttgttatttatgaattttcatttttaagttAATGGTTAAATATATCTTTAGCTTATGAACTTTCACGCGAAATTGAAAAGACATCAATGGATAGGAGTGAGGTAACCCATTTCACCTAGTACCCCGAAGGCGGAGCGAAGGTTCTCTCTTGACAGAGAGCCAAGCAGAGTGGTTAGGTCTTTGACTATGGCTTAAGCGGGGAAGTCTCCTCAGAGGTcagaaaatgaataaattgatacaaaacaATGGCCTGTGCCTTCGTTTCACTCGTATCCATGGCAAGTCCCTGATTCACTTCTCACTCCCAAAGCAGGGAATACAGTGAGTGATATCCGACGGGAGACCGTAGACTGAACTGAAACCTACACTCTTTCTTGTGTGTAATGAGTAGCTACTAGTTAGAATGAATTTTTATCGGTCTTTAACACCAACTCCTCTGAGTTCCCTACAGGGCTGTTACACGTGCCCCCGTCCGGGAAGGAAACTCGTCGTTTGTCGTAGCCGCGCTTTTGTTCGGCCTCCAGTTAGCCGGTAACGAATTGGCTGGCTTTGTAGGGCGGAAAATCGGAAGCGACTCTCATCtccactttttttttgtctttatccAAAACTTTAGTATATTTTGGTtctcaaacattaaaaataaatttataaatctttttaatccaattatgttaaatttttgttgtgtttcaaATGCGTTTTTCAGTTGACATGTTAACATTAGAGAATATGTCAAATGGTATAAAACAAACTCAAATATTATATGAAACGTGTTTGACATGTCAAAAAAGTTTAATGTAATTGTGTTAAAAGGAGTATGTCTAttgatttttaaagtttgaggactaaaatatattaaaattttgcacaaagacaaatttatttacacatcaaaatttaaaaactaaaatcatatttaacttttttttacttttcatctTTATCCTTCTACCATTACAAAAGCTTATTTTACGCAAGAGAATTgatttttgatgaaaaaaaaataagagttcAAATCGCTTTAAAAAAGCTATAAATACATGTTGTCACatagaaaatatcttatcttATAATTGCTTTTTCTCACAAATACTTATCCAAAGTTTCTTACTAACACGATCGTGAGAAAATCTTTGCAtaccaattttctttttgtgatgTTTCGAAACTCAATAACACGTTCACCTGAAAATTGTTAGGCCAAATCCGATAAAAACAACAATACAAAATGTTTCTCTTTTTTGTGTATCTCCACATTTTTACACctatttaaacaataaattatttttttcctattaAACTGTGTATATGATATGATACATATTATTTGAACATGGCATCTCTGTCTATTATCAATAATACatatatgcaattttttttcttattcaatttCTTGGTTCTTCTTTTTCTACAAATTTACTCTTTTTGAGTTGAACAAtgataaataacaataaaaagttaaaatgaaTATGAGAAGTCTTTATTACTGCGATTGAAGATGAGAAAAAGACATTGACGAAAGACCAAAACAGGTAGTTGGTAGTATTTCTTTGGTTTGATTGCAACATATTAAAGACCAAGACTTTGTGGGGAACATAGTTACGAAGCTACTCATAGCAATACGTAAAACTTCATCGAAAACtaaattattacaatttaataagTTTCTTTAATTCGatgttataataatttgaatgaATGCTTACTAACATCTAGGCTAACTAAATCactgaatattttatttgatgtagCAGAAAAAATATAAGGAAATTTAATCTgtaaattactttaaaacaaaattactattattttatttattatttgggacttattaaattatttgaaaaaaaaagagttcgAAAGAGAAGAGAGGCGAGCGGGAGGGCCAGGTGTGTTGTATATAAGAAAGCGTTTGGAGGCTAATTCGGTGGCACTAACAATCGCTGGCCCTATCAGACACACGccttatattaatattttctttacctTTTACTTTTCGAATTCAAAAAATACCACAACAACATCCATAATTTTTGGATTCCATTCCCAAAACGAGAacaagaagaaggagagagacATTGGAACGGGAAAACGAAGAAGTGCGTTCTTTCTCTGTTTCTTCGCCATCCACTTCTACCCGTTTCATCTCTCccctctcttcttttctccgtTTCATTCATCAAGGTATCAACATTAAACGCTGCGTTTTCTTCCCGCCACCCTCCTCCCAACTTTCCATGCTtcgtttttttttccttttttaatttcGCTTCACAAATCAAATGGAACATTCGGGTCTCTCAAATCAAATGTAACACATATCCATTCATCATTCTTTCAATCGTTTTCTCCTGGATTCTGATGCATTGCGATGCAACTCATCGTTTTTGTGTCAATTATAATATACCGATACCAatggtttttaaattttctttcaatagCATGAATCTTGGTTTGTGGTGTTTCGTTTTCTGTATTCAAAGTCAGATCTACACCGACTTTCGCATTTATTATACATTAATTCACCGATAAATTGGTGTCTGAAAAATCAGTCGTAACTTACactttatacatttttttttctcttttttgtaaCAGAAATTTCTGATTGATGTTGttgttttcttcaaatattCTTGCAGGTTGGCCTTACGATTTGGATATTAACacgtttattttttaatgatgtttCAACTTTCCATGCAGGCGTAGGAGTATTCACGATGGTTGCAACAGCCGTAACGGCGTCATTTATCCCTGTTGTGCCTTCGCCGGACTCTGGAAAAGGGAAGCAGACGCAGTTGGGTGGTGGGTCTGCGAGCCTGAGAGGACTCCAACCGAGAAATGGTTTATGCGGTGGCTTGCAGGTGAAGGCAAACGCTCATGCCCCTCCGAAGGTTAACGACACCGTGAAGGTTGAGGATGATTTGCCATCTTCATCGTCACTTACTCCTGCTCCGAGGACTTTCATCAACCAGTTACCGGATTGGAGCATGCTTCTCGCTGCCATCACCACCGCCTTCCTAGCTGCGGAGAAGCAGTGGATGATGCTCGATTGGAAGCCGCGCCGGCCCGACATGCTCGTTGACCCCTTTGGGATAGGAAAGATTGTGGAGGACGGGCTTGTGTTCAGGCAGAACTTCTCAATTCGGTCCTACGAAATTGGCGCTGACAAAACCGCGTCTATAGAGACGATGATGAATCATTTGCAGGTCAGCTCATGAAAAACAACTTATCAGCGGTGTTTCCCGTGAGAATTGGAAATCTGTATGATAAATATTTGCATGCGACTTCAAAGTTTAAACTCTAATTTTAATcctattttatttagataattgGTATACTAAACGTTTGTTTGCATGCATGCTACGAAATAAAACTCCAATTCTAAGTTTTGTCAAGTTGTATGTcggtgttttttattttattttattttgtatttgtctTAACAACAGGAGACAGCTCTTAATCATGTTAAGACTGCGGGGCTTCTTGGTGATGGTTTTGGCTCCACGCCTGAAATGTGTAAGAAGAACTTGATTTGGGTGGTTACCAAGATGCAGGTTGTGGTTGATCGGTATCCTAAATGGTATGTTAGTTTGACTTGGCTTTTTATAGAGTGAATTGCAACAGCATCCATGCTCTCTTCTGTTGATATCTTCTTTTGTCTTT
This Vigna angularis cultivar LongXiaoDou No.4 chromosome 4, ASM1680809v1, whole genome shotgun sequence DNA region includes the following protein-coding sequences:
- the LOC108330613 gene encoding palmitoyl-acyl carrier protein thioesterase, chloroplastic, which codes for MVATAVTASFIPVVPSPDSGKGKQTQLGGGSASLRGLQPRNGLCGGLQVKANAHAPPKVNDTVKVEDDLPSSSSLTPAPRTFINQLPDWSMLLAAITTAFLAAEKQWMMLDWKPRRPDMLVDPFGIGKIVEDGLVFRQNFSIRSYEIGADKTASIETMMNHLQETALNHVKTAGLLGDGFGSTPEMCKKNLIWVVTKMQVVVDRYPKWGDVVQVDTWVSASGKNGMRRDWLVRDAQTGEILTRASSVWVMMNKVTRKLSKIPEEVRGEIGTYFVDSAPVVEEDKRKLSKLDDSANFIRTGLSPRWSDLDVNQHVNNVKYIGWILESAPQPLLESHELCAMTLEYRRECGRNSVLDSLTDISGANVGSLADGGLFECKHLLRLEDGAEIVRGRTEWRSKSANNFGVLSQVSAEST